DNA sequence from the Penicillium psychrofluorescens genome assembly, chromosome: 3 genome:
GGAGACATTTCCCCCCGTCCATTAGCCATCTTCTCTAAGTTGAAATAATATTCATCATtatacaagaagaaacacTGAGCCAAGATGTCACCGCTAGATTTCGAGTTCAAGGGAGGAAAACATGAATCAGGTCTGCTACGgctgcttctccaactccagAATCTCTTGGATGTCCCCTGGCGTTATCTCGAACCGCCATACAAAGAAAGACCTGTCCATGGGGATACTTCATATCGGCCTGTTCCATGCGTTGTGTTTCTGTTAacgtttttctttcttttttttgggggCACATTCTACGGTCTACAGCATGCAATTTTATGATAGCTACTGCATCGTCGAGAAGTGTATATAGGGAGAGAAAAGGCCCATCGCAGTGGGAAAATTCAGTACAGATAGCCTTACATACACAATAGGCCGcgaagagaaaaaaataaacAAAACCAAAGAATGGGGGGATGGAAAGgggagaaggcaaaggcaTCTGAGATTCATAAGGTAGTCCGAATGAGACGGAGTGGAATAAAAGATAGTGGTATGGCTAGCAACAAGATAGACAGGAAGGGGCATTTGTGAGACAACCAGGTCTGAATGCCGACTCGAGAATGATGCCAGCGGACAAAAAAAGTTAAACGACGCCGACGTGTGATGAAAATCTGGAAAGTAGGCAATAGGAGCATGACAAAAATTCAGAACCGGATGGGCTGGACTGGGCTGgacttttctttccttttgGAAGTATTCTATCGGTCTGCTCGGCTACTTCTTTgcgatggaagaaaaaggaggCCAGTCGGGCGCGGCGTGGCTCATGGTACATTCGCTCAATTTGTCTCTTCAGGCACACTGTTAGGGTTCAAGATGGCCACAGAAGGTGGTTCTGTAGCCATTTCGGGCCCGGGTTCTTggttggcgttggcgttggcCATGCGCTGGAGAATATCCTCGTTGGTCTTCTCTGCCCATTCGGCGTCGTCAGCCAGCCCTGCGGTTTCCATGCTCTTCCGAGCCCCCTCCAAgatcttgtcggcctcgCTCACGCCGTGGGGGACATTCGTTGATGGATCCCCGTCCACTCCGATGGGTTCGGCGGTGTTATTGACAACATCCTTGACGCGGTTGGTGTCAAGGCGAATAACCATGCAAGACAGATTGTCGGTACTAAACCGTGCGAGCGCGTGTTCGACAAGAACCTTGGAGGCATGTTGAGCATCGGGAATGTTTCGAACTAAATCGACGGCTTCTTGGTCGCTGCAGACATCCCATAGCTGTTTTTCCAGAGGTTAGTCTGTGTTCGATTGTCCGTACAGGGAAAGAACTTACTCCATCGCAAGCCAAAATTATAAACTCATCAGCGTCGGGTTGGATCACAGTTTCCGTAGTGTAAGGGTGACCGGTCACGAGCTCCTTGAGATACGCATCGCCAAGGGCGCGAGTGACAGCCAGCACCCCGTTGACGCGGTTGTTGAGGATCAGCCCGCCAGCGTTGGCGATCCTTTTCCCTTCGTTCTCATCGCTACCCTTGTGGTCATAAGACAAGCGAAGCGCTTTCCCATTGCGGCACAAGATGATGCGAGCATCGCCCACGTTGGCCGTATACAGGACGCGCTGCCGAGCAGCTTTTTCTTGGAGTTTCGGTATTACAGCCGAGGCTCCCGATTGTGCTTCTTGGGTCGGAGTCTCAGTGTCCAAGTTGGTGTCGCTTTTTGTAGCTGCGGCAGTCGCCGGGGCGAGAGCGGAGGATCCGGTGGCCGACTGGGAGCTGGGCACCCGATCCTCCCAGCGAAGCAGTGCAATGACCGCAGTACATCCACTGTTCTTCACCGGCAGCCTTTCCAACTGTTGGTCCACACTGGTGAAAGTTTGATCGAGCAGTTCCGGCACGGGCGTGCTGGGACTCTTCCGcatgatctcctccagaaccAAGTGTAGTTTCTTGCCACACCACTCTGCGGCAAAGGTACCGGCATGCCCATCAAATATCGCAAAGTAACCATTGTCCGTCTCGACGACGTTGGATGATTCATCGGACGCCTGCGATCCCTCCGCAGCCCCGGGCGACTCGGCGCCATTTATGTCGGGCGGTACGGTCGGGGACGGGGTCCCGAGAAAGTTGTAAAGGTAGGCATGGGTATCTTCCATTGTCCGACGACATTTTCGATTTTTGTCTTCCGTGACACCGACACGGAACGATGATCTGGGGCCGGGCAGTGATTCTCCGGCCGAGTTATTGAACGACCCTTGAGGGACACTCAGGGCCGGGTCCATCTTCCCCAGCTTGTGCAGTGGGCTCTGCGTGACCTGCTGGACCGGGATTTGGGGGTCGCGTGTACCGTTCCCGCTCAGAGAGTTTTTGgcgctgctgaagaagctggccgcTTTGGTGACGGTACTACTccggcgcttcttctcaCCGGCGGGACCCTGGTCTTCACTGGCTCGGCGATTGAAGAAACCGGAACCGGGGGGAGAAAACCTCTTGTCGCGAATTGCGTTGGTCTCGTCCTTTTCGAGGGTCGGGGAGCCAGTTCCAATGCTGGTATCCGGGAGTGTCTCAAGCTTGTCTTTGGGTGGGCTCGAGGAGCCACTGAACATTCTGTTCAGCAACCCACCCTGCGACGAGAAGCTACGGCGCTTGTTGCCTGCCAGCTTGATTGTGGGGCTCCCTGGACGAGAATGTCAAGACCGGAaggcggcgttggtggtggatAGGAGGAGCGGGGGGTCGGGGATAGTGGAAATCAGGTAAGACGGCGATTGACGTAAATCCGGTGGATGGAGGGTCGCGGAAGCACAGGGATTCAGCTGCGAGCGTGCGAGAAGTGTTAACAGGGGGCAAACTTGCCAAAAAGGGCTGATTCGGAGCCGTTGGGGCAGACGAGAGAAGGAATCCAAAGCGGCTAGTACTCAAGCGGAATAAACGTGGGATGGGGAGTGGAACAATGCAGAGGCAGGCAGGGTCGCCGGCACTCCAGCTGTCAGGCACAGTATAGCTCTTCGAT
Encoded proteins:
- a CDS encoding uncharacterized protein (ID:PFLUO_005071-T1.cds;~source:funannotate), yielding MFSGSSSPPKDKLETLPDTSIGTGSPTLEKDETNAIRDKRFSPPGSGFFNRRASEDQGPAGEKKRRSSTVTKAASFFSSAKNSLSGNGTRDPQIPVQQVTQSPLHKLGKMDPALSVPQGSFNNSAGESLPGPRSSFRVGVTEDKNRKCRRTMEDTHAYLYNFLGTPSPTVPPDINGAESPGAAEGSQASDESSNVVETDNGYFAIFDGHAGTFAAEWCGKKLHLVLEEIMRKSPSTPVPELLDQTFTSVDQQLERLPVKNSGCTAVIALLRWEDRVPSSQSATGSSALAPATAAATKSDTNLDTETPTQEAQSGASAVIPKLQEKAARQRVLYTANVGDARIILCRNGKALRLSYDHKGSDENEGKRIANAGGLILNNRVNGVLAVTRALGDAYLKELVTGHPYTTETVIQPDADEFIILACDGLWDVCSDQEAVDLVRNIPDAQHASKVLVEHALARFSTDNLSCMVIRLDTNRVKDVVNNTAEPIGVDGDPSTNVPHGVSEADKILEGARKSMETAGLADDAEWAEKTNEDILQRMANANANQEPGPEMATEPPSVAILNPNSVPEETN